From the Palaemon carinicauda isolate YSFRI2023 unplaced genomic scaffold, ASM3689809v2 scaffold722, whole genome shotgun sequence genome, the window cggctttccacagcagcctttcttttaggcctttcagaagctggtgataatttgtcaatgttgtgcaaatcatttggcttaaagtccacatcatcatctaaagaaagataaggtatcagattattaacatggagtttacaaacttgtctggtacGGCCTTTGAAAACTCTTGCATGCGTAGTTTCCCCAATATCATTTGTGAAAGTTTCCTTTATTCGACCTAGAGGATAGTTGTTaatcttcgtattatcttccttaattaaaacaatgtcacctggttttagaggatgatgagttacagggagatatctaccctttctatcaaccgccgggcttaaaagggtctgcaaaaactcatgatggtaaatatctaaaagtttactccTAATTTTAGACAACTGTTCAAATTCATTAGTAGTTCTACAAGGAACAAATTCTTTATCctcaggtaaaggtgataaatctggaatgatattgagggaagaaagctcataccctcttattaacatttcgggagttattggttcaggaaggtcttccgctgcactatccctaagagcctctttaaaagatattggccgtttgtttaccaagtggacaacttgacatacagtaaactcaaaatcaaagaaagaaagaatattgttcttgatggacccatataaaagcctctttgttaacttgacacaaacctcgaccatggagcctaactgactacaccctttaaaatactgttgaaaagtcaaaggtttaacacctctctcctcaaaatacaattgagtgtggggatcgttcaaaaatgaagttataacattagctcctgcaactatttgtgaccctaggtcactaacgcataactgtggaatgccaaattcgaagcaatgaatagaaaatgccctaagaaaatcaggcacactaagtgttctgcaaattttcaaattaactgcacgagaccaagtgcaagtaaaacataatagccataccttaatattttctttctccagcttaactgtaaaaggaccaatataatcaacgaaaatattgccgaaaggtacagctggtgggtcttccctgaattccctgtaacaattttgatttaaattaacaggtcttgcgttaaatcttttgcagtgaacacattgcctcagaatcttttttaccaatgaaaaatttctaggaataaaatagtgtcttctgagttcagcgagaacagcatagcacccagaatgagctaatttatgatgaatatcaagtataattaacttagtcaaatggctgtccctagataatagaataggaaattttttctcattcttaaatttgctcttcaccctcaaaatgccatcgttatcaacaaacacattcaactgagaaactatacctggtatatcctttactgcagtaaagtctttggaaaaatgttctaaaacatcagcaaagtgattttgttgatcatataaaatcaaatggacaatagctaaagagaaaaaatttatttcttgtaccttaacttcccttctcactttagctttccatttgtatatgcatattatacaccgacggtacagcaaaaccagtcttctgaaatctgaaaaatctgaaatattaaccaagcattctctcttaactaaaggaacattagaaatattcaagtaatttcctgaaagataaccctctttaggaatagtgaactgcatgtcaggtgcccgaatattagtcaggtccgggcctgaaagaaaacaagatttcatcaacaatttatatgatgtgcacctggttaccatatctgcaggattttccttgccattaataaacccaaattgaaccggatatgtttcacaaagtttttgtatgctatagattctgttcattacaaaagtagaacattggttcattttcttaagttgaagagaagaacttattaaccattgcagggcacaagaagaatctgaaaaaagacaaatctttgtcacctttataggttttatgcaactgggaccagcaagatccaaataaagatcaatagattgctcaactcctaaattaatggcgtggatctctaaagatggtatggatttacctttcaattgggtattaaccaaccgatttttagcattaacaaaggtaagtttgccagactcaacattcagtagataaatgacacacccatatatgtcgCAACTGGCATcggtaaaaacaattatattatactcaccatcccttcgacccacaaaccgagttactttgagagggggcgatgaattacattgcctacagatattcctccagtctttgagctgttgactgttaagagtctggtcccaattcaaacccttttgacactgcaaattatgcatataaagcctacatcggttaaataaaggcaagttgaaaccaaaaatgtcaaactgggaggcaatggacctaagaattaatcttttagtgttagctcctgggtcaaggttaattggcctagtgaaaatatcatccgaaagtctgttccattcaagcccaaacaatttattgacttcaggagtaagaactgactgatctatgtcagactgcagatcaatatcattggttatcagctgctgagtttcaaatttaaagggtctgaatatgtcATCTAACTGCTTATAGGCCCACCTTAGGTCATCAGAGCTGTTCAtggtaatagcaccattatccatatatattaaggcataaataagtttcttcagttcatcaatccttgaatcattactggaagttaaaattaacataaaatacaatgaagccatcaaaagaaatgggctacaccgaagtccaaatgaaagcctgacatttttataagcaacgggagtgtaatcacctgcgctaacattccgaaaccaaaagaacaatagtctagactgatcaatttcacttaaagccaacatattgaaagcttttttcaaatcaaatattaaaattttttcatcaaacctaatattaagaaatgcagatgaaagtttttgatttaggttaggcccagcatacatacattgattatgtgacaatgacagtttcttataggattcctgcaaattagaaagaaacactatgcgacatttcgtagtatccctttctggcttaaaaactggcatatgaggtaagaatgaatagttagggtattcagccttaaatacttccaagtcaaaaattggttcaataattcccatatttaattgctcctttatgcagttatccaccaactgtaaggaacctttcttacgaagtaactttttaaaattagattgaagaatagccttggaaagagactcatttctcgaaagaaggtgtgatacctttccattccataacaagggaacaactatacgcccatcacttctcgtgtgcaaatttctcaaagtgtaatccacgagagagttattgagctgattagattcgtcactataaactttctgatcatagttcaaataaaattggctctccatattcaggatttgatcagttgcttcttgcagtttcctatcaataatagttcctttatcggaaagtacagtgaatgaacaatttgtcgtcatgtcattgagctcgttaaattcatcattaatagatacagtagtagctagaaaataagaatggcaagggatATTAAAATATGTACCCttttcagcattagaattttcgccccttagtggtttcgaggctaaactgtctttaccattaagtgaagtaagattaattaggaacctatcaacattccccatcagcattattcctgaagtagtctcaatatacacagatgaattaggactccctatcactacatcttttcccaaaagacaatgtgaaaaatctactcctaacaaaagctgaatgtcatcaatgccctgagaactggctgataaaaacttgtcagcaaatacaaaatttttactctgcattacgctaactacctgaccaagacaaggtaaatttaattgcaggtttatagagggtacaactaaagcagaaatagcaaagatttcattccccagctttataggaacttcaacaagactagtagaatattccttttgaccattaaaccctttcacagtaagtttaacattagtcaaagactttaaattacaagaggaagctaacttgctagatataaaagtgttttgtgaccctgaatccttaagacccctgtaaagcttattttgaccatttacataaaatgtgaaagtagggagaactgaacctgtggtaacatttggcaatactgctatcccactgcttgcttccttggaagactcttctttactattacacctgtcaggacTAAGTTTCTCACAAAGATACTCCATAtgatactgcgaacaatgtgaacagggtcttcgaaatctgaacttgcatgctttagtgaaatgattgaaattaccacattttacacaacctttatgcaaatttaataaagaaattttatcagaaGGGGTAGCATACTTAGTACACTTATAACTTAAATGATCATAGTCAGAAATACCGGccttggaacaaaaattacaagctttggcgggaacagtcttagttttaagagccatggtactagtcttttcctgtaatggctttgaatgagttaaaactttatccctgacagacaatttacctttcgtctgaccctgttcatacctttcacatgctgtaaagaaattatctacaatttgctgaaatgatggatgagtcacattagtgatatgaaccagatgagacttaaatctatcattcattgcagaccaaacaaaatatctaacaacctcctcaacatcaatatgcaaatatttgaaattttcgactatatttctaagttctgaaaagaagacaaaagggtcctctccttctttgagatttagaaaagttaatttcttaattacagcagattttcgtaattcagtcgaggcaaatgccttagtcaataagtctttggcatcgttgtaactttgtttgtcggcctccaatgagccaagtaaacatttagccctaccttctacttgttgtttcaaaagtaagagcaagtccctgtctggataattaaaactctgggtcgtagattcaaattctctaatgaatttcaaaaaatcctcaccttccttactttggaatttgggtagaggggcagtgggttgcctcaaaagactcctagcaatatcagtagttaatgaaagtTGAGGGCTTCCAGCACTTACACTTACATCtaacaaaggcaaaatacctgaaatctTATCATGGTAAGATTGACATGCTGAAAGCTCGGCTTCCAAATCCTCCtctctaaattcccctgaaaattttagaatctgtattttagaatccaagtcacttaatcgcttcctataatctaggagaacacctcgttcagatactttagcagtattttctaatgaagggtactgcgaggaacggttggcacaatctgtaaccttcttcctaataatcttacgctgaccaattagcactaccaattcagccattatgactacaaaaaacaggcaccaaaatatataaaaagtatgattaatacaatacacaactacaaataaacaaacaagcaccaatatatatataataagtatattaatgcaatactcaacgaaaattttctaaacaaaatagttAACACCACTTGTTACAAATAACGTTATTACGAagcaaaaagctcaaaataacgCGAGAAATAGGAGCACTCAAATACGCAATAAAAGTTATTACGAagcaaaaagctcaaaataacgCGAGAAATAGGAGCACTCAAATACGCAATAAAAGTTATTACGAagcaaaaagctcaaaataactcgagaaataggagcactcaaatacgcaataaattattcgcaaagggataaacaaaatatgaaccgtATAAATAGTTAACAcagaactttaaatcaattgccAAGTAAACAAACTCGCTTACGGAATCGTAAAAATGGTACACCGAACTCTTTCTTAAACAGCAAAAAATCGATTAAAGAAACAAGCAAATTATAACAACCCTTCCAGGAAGAAACCTCGAACACACCGCATTTACGTtctgtatcacgtacctaacctataatgctaaatcctgccacggtcgccatacgctgaattttaatttacaaacaccaggagttaaataaggataattaaaatgtgaaaaaaaatcaattaatttattttatttgataaatatcctaattcatccagttgctgatgcggcagctaatacacaaagttgaacatcgtgaggcaagggggaaccgcaataattcagcttcttccaaataccttaaatattaccaaatgtcaaattacatactacacaacgatcataaaaatacatataaaaatcaaattattatgtgaagcacgttataacacttggcaagttgcataccttggaaatcttatgtaaataaatataaacccatagtccaaactggagtccacgaagtacaatttatgatatccctttaaagggtacgaagtcgttacaaaactgaaaagggtacgaactcgttactaaattgaaaggtatgaaaaaatataacattgaaaaaagtaagcgatgataattggaagtcaaatttaaatgggatggcattatccctctaaatgatttcggactgacataaaaaaaaactccccctgagttttacagacccaccgatatcatcctgggacgaaggcgaagtacgtgtagagatgggttgcgatgaaagaaagcttcttcctggtcgggattacacagaagtttacatggcgataatactcttcgtcacttcaaaggacatgtagaaaaagttcttgtcacgttaactgtgtagctgtacaaagtgtattcttatatcaagaataggagctcgagttacaagacccttagcgatggaatgctccttcgtaactgtcttaaagtttccgtcaacctcaggaagaaagcaaagcattagtggctggttaggttaaaaccagaaacggccgcaggaaggcagtgagctgttaacaaccaagggggtagttaaatacttgaaactaagctaactgtcttccagtgaccatgctactttaaacaaaatataatataaaacaaaatataatatataataaaaaagaaaatacaaattccatttggaatttcagtacattattataattattattattattattattattttattattattattattattattattattattattattattattattattattattattattattattattattattattattattattatcattattattattattattattattattattattattattattattattgaaattattattattattattattattattattattattattattattattattattattattattattttattattattattattattattattattattattattattattattattattattaatattattattataaatattatgtgaattattattattattattattattattattattattattattattattattattattattattattattattattattattattatttttactattagtaaaattattattattattattattatcattattattattattattaaaattaataatattattattattattattatcattattattattattattattattaaaattattaatattattattattattattattattattattatcattaatattattattattattattattattattattattattattatttctaaattat encodes:
- the LOC137637417 gene encoding uncharacterized protein, with amino-acid sequence MAELVVLIGQRKIIRKKVTDCANRSSQYPSLENTAKVSERGVLLDYRKRLSDLDSKIQILKFSGEFREEDLEAELSACQSYHDKISGILPLLDVSVSAGSPQLSLTTDIARSLLRQPTAPLPKFQSKEGEDFLKFIREFESTTQSFNYPDRDLLLLLKQQVEGRAKCLLGSLEADKQSYNDAKDLLTKAFASTELRKSAVIKKLTFLNLKEGEDPFVFFSELRNIVENFKYLHIDVEEVVRYFVWSAMNDRFKSHLVHITNVTHPSFQQIVDNFFTACERYEQGQTKGKLSVRDKVLTHSKPLQEKTSTMALKTKTVPAKACNFCSKAGISDYDHLSYKCTKYATPSDKISLLNLHKGCVKCGNFNHFTKACKFRFRRPCSHCSQYHMEYLCEKLSPDRCNSKEESSKEASSGIAVLPNVTTGSVLPTFTFYVNGQNKLYRGLKDSGSQNTFISSKLASSCNLKSLTNVKLTVKGFNGQKEYSTSLVEVPIKLGNEIFAISALVVPSINLQLNLPCLGQVVSVMQSKNFVFADKFLSASSQGIDDIQLLLGVDFSHCLLGKDVVIGSPNSSVYIETTSGIMLMGNVDRFLINLTSLNGKDSLASKPLRGENSNAEKGTYFNIPCHSYFLATTVSINDEFNELNDMTTNCSFTVLSDKGTIIDRKLQEATDQILNMESQFYLNYDQKVYSDESNQLNNSLVDYTLRNLHTRSDGRIVVPLLWNGKVSHLLSRNESLSKAILQSNFKKLLRKKGSLQLVDNCIKEQLNMGIIEPIFDLEVFKAEYPNYSFLPHMPVFKPERDTTKCRIVFLSNLQESYKKLSLSHNQCMYAGPNLNQKLSSAFLNIRFDEKILIFDLKKAFNMLALSEIDQSRLLFFWFRNVSAGDYTPVAYKNVRLSFGLRCSPFLLMASLYFMLILTSSNDSRIDELKKLIYALIYMDNGAITMNSSDDLRWAYKQLDDIFRPFKFETQQLITNDIDLQSDIDQSVLTPEVNKLFGLEWNRLSDDIFTRPINLDPGANTKRLILRSIASQFDIFGFNLPLFNRCRLYMHNLQCQKGLNWDQTLNSQQLKDWRNICRQCNSSPPLKVTRFVGRRDGEYNIIVFTDASCDIYGCVIYLLNVESGKLTFVNAKNRLVNTQLKGKSIPSLEIHAINLGVEQSIDLYLDLAGPSCIKPIKVTKICLFSDSSCALQWLISSSLQLKKMNQCSTFVMNRIYSIQKLCETYPVQFGFINGKENPADMVTRCTSYKLLMKSCFLSGPDLTNIRAPDMQFTIPKEGYLSGNYLNISNVPLVKRECLVNISDFSDFRRLVLLYRRCIICIYKWKAKVRREVKVQEINFFSLAIVHLILYDQQNHFADVLEHFSKDFTAVKDIPGIVSQLNVFVDNDGILRVKSKFKNEKKFPILLSRDSHLTKLIILDIHHKLAHSGCYAVLAELRRHYFIPRNFSLVKKILRQCVHCKRFNARPVNLNQNCYREFREDPPAVPFGNIFVDYIGPFTVKLEKENIKVWLLCFTCTWSRAVNLKICRTLSVPDFLRAFSIHCFEFGIPQLCVSDLGSQIVAGANVITSFLNDPHTQLYFEERGVKPLTFQQYFKGCSQLGSMVEVCVKLTKRLLYGSIKNNILSFFDFEFTVCQVVHLVNKRPISFKEALRDSAAEDLPEPITPEMLIRGYELSSLNIIPDLSPLPEDKEFVPCRTTNEFEQLSKIRSKLLDIYHHEFLQTLLSPAVDRKGRYLPVTHHPLKPGDIVLIKEDNTKINNYPLGRIKETFTNDIGETTHARVFKGRTRQVCKLHVNNLIPYLSLDDDVDFKPNDLHNIDKLSPASERPKRKAAVESRRKTSEMLNL